A region of Reichenbachiella carrageenanivorans DNA encodes the following proteins:
- a CDS encoding alpha/beta hydrolase — translation MNKSIKIFIALVLLVFLAYWQGPQTVFEPVSSEIVPLDVPITKLDSMLTAFESQFPHIKPENESRIIWADTVRQTPYAMVYLHGFSAGVMESDPVHRILAKKYGCNLYLARLSHHGLSGQDAFEGLTPAALMHSAAEAVAVGRVIGKKVILISCSTGGTLSIYLTAHNPDLIDAQILYSPNTAIDDPTAALLNKPWGKHLTQLVIGDYKIGDSTHIDTPIARYWTLTYRSDALIALQELLDQTMKDEVFEQISSPYFIGYYYKNEEESDHVISVPGIIDFDSKTKTPANQKRVVPFPNVGHHVMASDLQSKDIESVIKETSLFIEQVLGLSPTSYDSLNRNGIKL, via the coding sequence ATGAATAAGAGTATCAAAATATTCATTGCCCTTGTACTCTTGGTATTTCTGGCTTATTGGCAAGGACCTCAGACCGTTTTTGAGCCCGTATCGAGTGAAATTGTTCCCCTTGATGTTCCCATCACAAAGCTGGACAGTATGCTTACAGCATTCGAGAGTCAATTTCCACATATCAAACCTGAAAATGAGTCTAGAATAATCTGGGCAGACACCGTAAGACAAACACCCTATGCTATGGTCTACCTACATGGCTTCTCTGCAGGCGTCATGGAATCGGATCCTGTACATCGAATACTGGCCAAAAAATACGGATGCAATCTCTATCTGGCGAGACTCTCTCATCACGGATTAAGCGGACAAGATGCCTTCGAGGGGCTTACCCCAGCTGCACTAATGCATTCGGCAGCAGAAGCCGTAGCCGTAGGACGAGTAATAGGCAAAAAAGTAATCTTAATCTCTTGCTCCACAGGAGGCACTTTATCAATCTACCTCACTGCCCACAATCCTGATTTGATCGACGCACAAATCCTATACTCCCCCAATACAGCTATCGATGATCCCACTGCAGCCTTACTCAACAAGCCCTGGGGCAAACACCTGACCCAGCTTGTCATAGGCGACTATAAAATCGGGGATTCTACTCATATAGACACACCCATAGCCCGCTACTGGACGTTAACTTACCGTTCCGATGCACTAATAGCCCTACAAGAACTACTAGACCAGACTATGAAAGATGAAGTATTTGAACAAATCTCTTCCCCCTATTTTATTGGTTATTATTACAAAAACGAAGAGGAGTCTGATCATGTCATCTCTGTACCAGGCATCATAGATTTTGATAGCAAAACAAAAACACCTGCTAATCAAAAGCGAGTGGTCCCCTTCCCCAACGTAGGGCATCATGTCATGGCCTCCGACCTACAGTCCAAAGACATCGAAAGTGTGATAAAAGAAACCAGCTTATTCATAGAACAAGTGTTGGGGCTATCTCCCACATCATACGATTCGCTCAATAGAAACGGCATCAAATTGTAA
- a CDS encoding acyl-CoA thioesterase, which produces MSIPKANSVSYSKTTITELMIPSYANFGGKIHGGILLSLIDKVAYACASKHAANYCVTVSVDNVDFLEPVEVGDLVHLKASVVYVGNSSLVVGINVIAENVKEGTVKKTNNSYVTMVAKGEDDKPTNVPELILESQEEVRLFLEAIKRKELKKDYRKKVKEVSDMLADNTPKDLLEAERCVLELKKFSL; this is translated from the coding sequence ATGAGTATCCCTAAAGCGAATTCTGTAAGTTATTCTAAAACTACCATCACCGAACTGATGATCCCCTCCTATGCCAATTTTGGAGGAAAGATTCATGGTGGAATCTTGTTATCGCTTATAGATAAAGTAGCCTATGCCTGTGCGAGTAAGCATGCGGCCAACTACTGCGTGACTGTATCGGTAGATAATGTGGATTTTTTAGAACCTGTAGAAGTAGGTGATCTTGTACACCTCAAGGCGTCTGTTGTCTATGTGGGCAATTCGTCATTGGTCGTGGGTATCAATGTAATCGCAGAAAACGTGAAAGAAGGCACGGTTAAAAAAACCAACAACTCCTACGTAACCATGGTAGCCAAAGGGGAAGATGACAAGCCAACTAACGTACCTGAGCTCATCCTAGAATCTCAAGAAGAGGTCAGACTATTCTTAGAAGCGATCAAAAGAAAAGAATTGAAAAAAGACTACCGCAAAAAGGTAAAAGAAGTCTCGGATATGCTAGCAGACAATACACCCAAGGACTTGCTAGAAGCTGAAAGATGTGTGCTAGAGTTGAAAAAATTCTCTCTTTAA